A window of the Polaribacter batillariae genome harbors these coding sequences:
- a CDS encoding DUF6695 family protein, with amino-acid sequence MHNSNGIIIILSYPDTVVRPAYWERLSGFWPKIGIGGKHAVQAGHAAFLLIKKEKPEINYFDFGRYITSYGNGRVRSKETDPELAIPIVARFKNNTLTNLSEILLWVENHPKKTHGDGRLVASINEDINFEKAKLFINQLIEKKEIPYGAFLKNGTNCARFVTDTIIAASNNKKITNQLKTSNLFTPSPIGNVIKGTTENIIYETYNQHITEYKNRSIIKEYKASFFNKFNHEPNLKGTEEPNLAAFNLKNGTWLGGIGSGAWFNIEEKVSNNTYKIARYTSEGIKDFESIFMIDNALFNHQKEYKFVHPTTCKEVFIEQNNHIFSSKIFSSTSTS; translated from the coding sequence ATGCATAATTCTAACGGAATCATAATTATTTTATCATATCCAGATACAGTTGTACGCCCTGCTTATTGGGAAAGATTAAGTGGCTTTTGGCCAAAAATTGGCATTGGTGGTAAACACGCTGTACAAGCTGGTCATGCTGCATTTTTGCTTATCAAAAAAGAAAAACCAGAGATTAATTATTTCGACTTTGGCAGGTATATAACTTCTTACGGAAATGGGCGCGTTCGCTCTAAAGAAACAGATCCAGAATTAGCAATTCCTATTGTTGCCCGCTTTAAAAATAATACATTAACAAATCTTTCAGAAATTTTATTGTGGGTAGAAAATCATCCTAAAAAAACACATGGAGATGGCAGGTTGGTTGCAAGTATAAATGAAGATATTAATTTTGAAAAAGCGAAACTATTTATCAATCAATTAATTGAAAAAAAAGAAATACCTTATGGAGCGTTTCTTAAAAACGGCACCAATTGCGCTCGTTTTGTTACAGATACTATTATTGCAGCTTCAAACAACAAAAAAATTACCAATCAATTAAAAACATCGAACTTATTTACACCAAGCCCTATTGGAAATGTAATTAAAGGAACTACAGAAAATATCATTTACGAAACATACAATCAGCATATTACCGAATATAAAAACAGGTCTATTATAAAAGAATACAAAGCTTCTTTTTTTAATAAATTTAATCACGAGCCAAACTTAAAAGGAACCGAAGAACCCAATTTAGCTGCTTTTAACTTAAAAAACGGAACGTGGTTAGGAGGCATTGGTAGTGGTGCTTGGTTTAATATCGAAGAAAAAGTTAGCAATAATACGTACAAAATTGCAAGATATACTTCTGAAGGAATAAAAGATTTCGAAAGTATTTTTATGATAGATAATGCTCTTTTCAATCATCAAAAAGAATATAAATTTGTACATCCTACAACTTGTAAAGAGGTTTTTATTGAGCAAAACAATCATATTTTTTCCTCTAAAATTTTTTCCTCTACCTCGACTTCTTAA
- a CDS encoding DinB family protein, whose translation MIKAIEQNLQRGINLLHSLTDEQYNNTSVAPYHSSIGCHTRHILDVFSCIFNGLDTKEIDLTKRERNELAEKYTHVGIDYFNTIIKKLRSLKNTDLNKEVAVTDDLGLGNVTIKTTLASILVQAQSHTTHHYATIGYLVHHIGVQLPESGFGFNPTTPQKLNV comes from the coding sequence ATGATTAAAGCTATTGAGCAAAACCTACAAAGGGGAATAAATTTATTACATAGTTTAACAGACGAACAATATAACAATACTTCAGTTGCACCTTACCATTCGAGCATTGGTTGCCACACACGCCATATTTTAGACGTGTTTTCTTGTATATTTAATGGGTTAGATACTAAAGAAATAGATTTAACAAAAAGAGAAAGAAACGAATTGGCAGAAAAATATACCCATGTGGGAATTGATTATTTTAATACAATAATTAAAAAATTAAGGAGTTTAAAAAATACCGACCTAAATAAAGAGGTGGCAGTAACAGACGATTTAGGTTTAGGAAATGTAACCATAAAAACGACTCTCGCCTCGATTTTAGTACAAGCGCAAAGCCATACAACGCACCATTATGCCACAATTGGTTATTTGGTGCATCATATAGGAGTTCAGTTACCAGAATCTGGTTTCGGATTTAACCCAACAACTCCCCAAAAGTTAAATGTTTAA
- a CDS encoding IS1380 family transposase, which produces MVNLPIEYSSKKVTPFGGMSLMKRFIDQTEIREQLAQLDLPQPSSNAGYNPAHITEAFWLSIWTGASRYIHCDWLRYDSTLQDIFGWNRMPSQSTYSRFFGKFSQKRNTEVFPKLQHWFFKQLDVDNLTIDFDSTVITRYGEQQGSAKGYNPNKKGRNSHHPLMAFVSQTRMVANAWLRPGNTADSSSCKEFMEETFNEALKDKRVGLVRADSGFYTQDLLDYLEGKQLNYIMAARMYPNIKNAVWGLDNWIELTKGIELNEMIFNHTDGKSRRYIVIKKKVEDRPKAAGKLLFDDLPGYRFSCYVTNLDLPLDQVWNIYNTRADCENRIKELKEDFGLDNFCLKDFWATEASFRFIMVAYNLMSLFRHFALNHHNRATLKTLKVYCFALGAWTVNHANRKVLKIALNTKKRPWMDGLFSQINDLSPPFVYS; this is translated from the coding sequence ATGGTTAATCTCCCTATTGAGTATTCAAGTAAGAAAGTCACCCCTTTTGGAGGGATGAGCTTAATGAAGCGTTTTATTGATCAAACAGAAATTAGAGAACAACTAGCACAATTAGATTTACCTCAACCAAGCTCTAATGCAGGTTATAATCCTGCACATATAACTGAAGCTTTTTGGTTGAGTATTTGGACAGGAGCTTCTCGTTATATCCATTGTGATTGGTTACGTTATGATAGCACATTGCAAGATATTTTTGGATGGAATCGTATGCCATCACAAAGTACCTATAGTCGTTTTTTTGGCAAGTTTTCTCAAAAGCGCAATACAGAAGTATTTCCAAAGTTGCAACATTGGTTTTTCAAGCAATTAGATGTTGACAACTTAACTATAGATTTTGATAGCACAGTTATTACAAGATATGGAGAGCAACAAGGTAGCGCAAAAGGTTATAATCCCAATAAAAAAGGCAGGAACTCACATCACCCATTAATGGCCTTTGTAAGCCAAACCAGAATGGTTGCCAATGCTTGGTTAAGACCAGGCAATACAGCAGATAGTAGTAGCTGTAAAGAGTTTATGGAAGAAACCTTCAATGAAGCTTTAAAGGACAAAAGAGTTGGTTTAGTTCGTGCAGATAGTGGTTTTTACACACAAGATTTATTAGATTATCTAGAAGGCAAACAACTCAATTACATTATGGCAGCACGTATGTACCCAAATATAAAAAATGCAGTTTGGGGTTTGGATAATTGGATAGAACTCACAAAAGGAATTGAGCTTAATGAGATGATTTTTAACCATACAGATGGTAAGTCAAGGCGCTATATTGTCATAAAAAAGAAAGTAGAAGATCGTCCAAAAGCAGCTGGAAAATTACTTTTTGATGATCTGCCTGGTTATCGTTTTAGTTGCTATGTAACCAATCTAGATTTACCGCTAGACCAAGTTTGGAATATCTACAACACCAGAGCTGATTGTGAAAACAGAATCAAAGAACTCAAAGAAGACTTTGGATTAGATAACTTTTGTTTAAAGGATTTTTGGGCAACTGAGGCTTCCTTTAGATTCATTATGGTGGCTTATAACCTAATGAGTTTGTTTAGACATTTTGCCTTAAATCATCATAATCGAGCAACTTTAAAAACCCTAAAAGTCTATTGCTTTGCATTAGGAGCTTGGACAGTAAATCATGCTAACAGAAAGGTCTTAAAGATTGCTTTAAACACTAAAAAAAGACCTTGGATGGATGGCTTATTCTCCCAAATTAATGATTTAAGTCCTCCTTTTGTGTATTCCTAA
- a CDS encoding PEP/pyruvate-binding domain-containing protein, protein MKNITLVYSICILLLTSTTFAQKKSNNELKKLVETYKKDIRGPYYRIKWFCKDGSIRDAKDPCPDSIGGGIQHASFKQSALAVRKTNHLFFAEILASVNTDNFLDEKNNYSRLKQYQIGQYLASIDDGWILKKGQYYRGAVQSEDEEAWGKNFYETILKDDTFLNANYYLVRQSLKDIPHNGDSNIAQAMRSESKILAEEIPDFMDIRIKIHGNPQKSDIYLVQSYVKKNASKISAKQKKMFDNLLTTMNEFYAPLNYKTIANELAKVKDKNGVLKTLKDFVNEDKSNFSAKDIVQKITDNLDFLRFNITLFQNSKDRLILLDLTNQLEKILLIETQNWNPETLEETILKTETLICASYATGLVEAWEFDVVKPIFSNTLENEKTSLKKLNSLVTNARRIVEWSTSLVKANYQEDVNQYAAFESLAYGFIDDRIRNSITLNLGETVSKLNAFASKVLKVNNNVLGIKDQDAIRGLNPGYAFGKLIVVQGNPNDVEVNSNNIYIFQKPPSDLKPVAGIMTVSEGNLVSHVQLLARNLGIPNAALSSENLKSLEKHNNKNVFYAVSNKGNVILKLENDMTDVEKKLFDKKERTKNMIEVPTNKLKLDVSKIINLRSVKATDSGILCGPKAANLGELKNLFPDKVVEGIIIPFGIFKTHMNKEMPNKKMSYWEFLNATFAQAKELKNKDVSDEEIENFLIRSLKELHTAITNIHLEESFMQDLKDNFISVLGDKMGNVPVFLRSDTNMEDLKEFTGAGLNLTLFNILEEQKIIQGIKEVWASAYTERSFKWRQKYLLNPENVYPSILIIPSVDVDYSGVMITKGINQGSEDDLTVAFSRGAGGAVDGQSAETRLITSETSYLLSPARQADYIRLPATGSTKKYYTTFSKPILNPQNINDIRELATEIRTKIGTKTSEESHAYDVEFGFKDNKLWLFQIRPFVENKQAKSSNYLNSITPKVNMETEINLTEKI, encoded by the coding sequence ATGAAGAACATTACTCTCGTTTACAGCATTTGTATATTATTACTTACAAGTACAACATTTGCTCAAAAAAAATCGAATAACGAACTTAAAAAGTTAGTAGAAACTTACAAAAAAGATATAAGAGGCCCTTATTACAGAATTAAATGGTTTTGTAAAGATGGTAGCATTAGAGATGCAAAAGACCCTTGTCCAGATTCTATTGGTGGAGGAATACAACATGCCAGTTTTAAACAATCTGCTTTAGCTGTAAGAAAAACCAATCATTTATTTTTTGCTGAAATCTTAGCGAGTGTAAATACAGATAATTTTTTAGATGAAAAAAATAATTACAGCCGATTAAAACAATATCAAATTGGGCAGTATTTAGCAAGTATAGACGATGGTTGGATTTTAAAAAAAGGGCAATATTACAGAGGCGCAGTACAATCGGAAGATGAAGAAGCTTGGGGCAAAAATTTTTATGAAACAATTTTAAAAGACGATACTTTTTTAAACGCTAACTATTATTTGGTAAGGCAATCTTTAAAAGACATACCCCATAATGGAGATTCTAATATTGCACAAGCAATGCGTAGTGAATCTAAAATTTTAGCAGAAGAAATTCCAGATTTTATGGATATTAGAATTAAAATTCATGGAAACCCTCAAAAATCAGATATCTATCTAGTACAAAGTTACGTAAAGAAAAATGCCTCTAAGATTTCTGCAAAGCAGAAAAAAATGTTCGACAATCTCTTAACCACTATGAACGAGTTTTACGCACCTTTAAATTATAAAACAATTGCCAACGAACTTGCGAAAGTGAAAGATAAAAATGGTGTTTTAAAAACACTTAAAGATTTTGTAAATGAAGATAAATCTAACTTTTCTGCAAAAGATATCGTTCAAAAAATAACCGATAATTTAGATTTCTTGCGTTTTAACATAACCCTATTTCAAAACAGTAAAGACCGTTTAATTCTTTTAGATTTAACCAATCAATTAGAAAAAATTCTATTGATAGAAACACAAAATTGGAATCCAGAAACCTTAGAAGAAACCATTTTAAAAACAGAAACCTTAATTTGTGCTTCGTATGCAACCGGTTTGGTAGAAGCATGGGAATTTGATGTTGTAAAACCTATTTTTTCGAATACTCTAGAAAATGAAAAAACAAGTTTAAAAAAACTTAATTCTTTAGTAACAAATGCAAGAAGAATTGTAGAATGGAGTACTTCTTTAGTGAAAGCAAATTACCAAGAAGACGTAAACCAATATGCAGCTTTCGAATCTTTAGCTTATGGTTTTATAGACGACAGAATTAGAAATTCCATTACTTTAAATTTAGGAGAAACTGTAAGTAAATTAAATGCCTTCGCAAGCAAAGTTTTAAAAGTAAACAACAATGTATTAGGCATTAAAGACCAAGATGCAATTAGAGGTTTAAACCCTGGTTATGCTTTTGGTAAATTAATTGTTGTGCAAGGAAACCCAAATGATGTAGAAGTAAATTCTAACAACATTTATATTTTTCAAAAACCACCATCAGATTTAAAACCTGTAGCAGGAATTATGACGGTTTCTGAAGGAAATTTAGTTTCTCACGTACAATTGTTAGCAAGAAACTTAGGAATACCAAATGCTGCACTGTCAAGTGAAAACTTAAAATCTTTAGAAAAACACAACAACAAGAATGTGTTTTATGCTGTTTCTAACAAAGGAAATGTTATTTTAAAGTTAGAAAACGACATGACAGATGTAGAAAAAAAATTGTTTGATAAAAAAGAAAGAACAAAAAATATGATTGAAGTACCCACTAACAAATTAAAGTTAGATGTTTCTAAAATCATAAATTTAAGAAGCGTAAAAGCTACAGATTCTGGAATTTTATGTGGGCCAAAAGCAGCCAATTTAGGAGAATTAAAAAATCTTTTTCCTGATAAGGTCGTAGAAGGAATTATAATTCCGTTTGGAATTTTTAAAACCCATATGAATAAAGAAATGCCAAATAAAAAAATGTCTTATTGGGAATTTTTAAATGCAACTTTTGCACAAGCCAAAGAATTAAAAAATAAAGATGTCTCAGATGAAGAAATCGAAAATTTCTTAATCCGCTCTTTAAAAGAATTGCATACCGCTATTACAAACATTCATTTAGAGGAAAGCTTTATGCAAGATTTAAAAGATAATTTTATATCGGTTTTAGGAGATAAAATGGGTAATGTTCCTGTATTTTTAAGAAGCGACACCAATATGGAAGATTTAAAAGAATTTACAGGAGCTGGTTTAAACTTAACGCTTTTTAACATCTTAGAAGAGCAAAAAATTATCCAAGGAATAAAAGAAGTTTGGGCTTCTGCCTATACAGAAAGAAGCTTTAAATGGCGTCAAAAATATTTATTGAATCCAGAAAATGTATATCCTTCTATTTTAATTATTCCAAGTGTAGATGTCGATTATTCTGGGGTAATGATTACAAAAGGAATCAACCAAGGTTCCGAAGACGATTTAACAGTTGCCTTTAGTAGAGGCGCTGGTGGTGCAGTAGATGGCCAATCTGCAGAAACAAGACTAATAACCTCGGAAACAAGTTATTTATTAAGCCCTGCAAGACAGGCAGATTATATTCGTTTACCAGCAACTGGAAGTACTAAAAAATATTACACCACTTTTAGCAAACCCATTTTAAATCCTCAAAATATAAATGATATTAGAGAATTAGCCACAGAAATTAGAACCAAAATTGGCACAAAAACTTCGGAAGAATCTCATGCCTACGATGTTGAATTTGGTTTTAAAGATAATAAACTATGGTTATTTCAAATAAGACCTTTTGTAGAAAATAAACAAGCCAAAAGTTCTAATTACTTAAACTCCATTACTCCAAAAGTAAACATGGAAACTGAAATAAATTTAACCGAAAAAATATAA
- a CDS encoding Npt1/Npt2 family nucleotide transporter — MRKLLGKTFGLRDGEIFISFLMQLYIFLIITVLLIVKPIVNALFVSKLGANSLPFGYLLVAIIAVFTSYFYNRAIRKLSLVKVAVTSLIIFSFAFITLSIILKFLLISNWILYFYYVFISLFAVIATSQFWIFANMVFNAREAKRIFGFIGAGAIAGGIFGGYLTSVIASSFGNEVAILVAAILLLGCIPIIKKVYEIRIRYLNTFKRKQVIAKQDVLENSAIKLIINSKHLTYIAFITGIGVIVAKLIDFQFSDFANKAIPNSDDLAAFFGFWFSTFNVVALTIQLFLTNKILTKLGVSSTLLILPLAIGFGSLLFLTFPELWVLVLIKGIDGSFKQSINKASIELSIMPIPTLIKNQAKSYIDVVVDSIATGIAGFLLIFLVKRLELDTAYITVIILLFVFIWIVLIYRLREAYFNSFKNNIQKTLGAENDDVKLAKENSITNMKRILESGKEASILEVITRLGDFNSKIFQDSVVKLLKHPSHKVKIQAIDFLHDVEDVSVLDEVKRLVHEKDDTLVYVALEYILEKSHIDENSFFTYYLDHENEYIANGALMALAKQNSYNSKLGLKYNLTERLNRKIYLFNAGENTVRKEVIAGLLISIANARITHHYHFISEKLTSKKSYIVKFATIAAGITSDELFIEDLLLLTLKRKHRKRAIKALKNYGPKIIDILLKLDKEDDLKGNVKKYIPKIIESFNNDNAVKILKRLLKNKNSVTRLAASNSLAKLKKKNSNLRISRRFIKNQVSRESSYYRTILEIITSVQNNINLELLKDKTTSNQPIDQARQNLITALEIELENTLENIFKLLSMLYNEEDINMTYVGIKSEIKEAKINSLEFLDNLLQTEIKSKVLPIVEYYIVGDKHYNSPIINLSLLSEKKCLQIIMRMGGSHLRFLAVELIAASKNKSYVPILLPLKKYRSKKVKKLASDTYTSFMGF, encoded by the coding sequence GTGAGAAAATTATTAGGTAAAACATTCGGATTAAGAGATGGTGAAATATTCATCTCTTTTTTAATGCAACTGTATATTTTTCTTATAATTACGGTTTTATTAATCGTAAAACCTATTGTAAACGCACTTTTTGTCTCTAAACTAGGTGCAAATAGCTTGCCTTTCGGGTATTTATTGGTGGCAATAATTGCGGTTTTTACCTCTTATTTTTACAACAGAGCAATTAGAAAATTGTCGTTAGTAAAAGTAGCTGTTACTTCTTTAATAATATTTAGTTTCGCTTTTATAACGCTAAGTATTATTTTAAAATTTTTACTTATTAGTAATTGGATTCTCTATTTTTACTATGTATTTATCTCTTTATTTGCAGTAATTGCAACCTCACAATTTTGGATTTTTGCCAACATGGTTTTTAATGCAAGAGAAGCCAAAAGAATTTTTGGTTTTATTGGAGCAGGAGCCATTGCAGGTGGTATTTTCGGCGGATATTTAACAAGTGTTATTGCTTCTAGTTTTGGAAACGAAGTTGCAATTTTAGTAGCCGCAATATTATTATTGGGTTGTATTCCTATTATTAAAAAGGTGTACGAAATACGTATTCGCTATTTAAATACTTTTAAAAGAAAACAAGTAATTGCAAAACAAGATGTTTTAGAAAATTCTGCAATAAAACTAATTATCAATTCGAAACACTTAACTTATATTGCTTTTATAACAGGAATTGGGGTTATTGTTGCAAAATTAATCGATTTTCAATTTAGTGATTTTGCGAACAAAGCCATTCCAAATTCAGATGATTTAGCAGCATTTTTTGGATTTTGGTTTTCGACATTTAATGTGGTTGCTTTAACCATTCAGCTATTTTTAACCAATAAAATTCTTACCAAATTAGGGGTTTCATCTACATTGCTAATTTTACCTCTTGCCATTGGTTTTGGAAGTTTGTTATTCTTAACGTTTCCAGAACTATGGGTTTTAGTGTTAATTAAAGGAATTGATGGTAGCTTTAAACAATCTATAAACAAAGCATCAATAGAACTCTCTATTATGCCAATTCCTACATTGATAAAAAATCAGGCAAAATCGTATATAGATGTTGTTGTAGATAGCATAGCTACTGGTATTGCAGGGTTTTTATTAATTTTTCTCGTAAAAAGATTAGAATTAGACACAGCATACATTACTGTAATTATTTTACTATTCGTTTTTATTTGGATTGTTCTTATTTACCGTTTGCGTGAAGCCTATTTTAACTCTTTTAAAAATAATATTCAAAAAACATTAGGGGCAGAAAACGACGATGTAAAACTCGCCAAAGAGAATTCGATTACCAACATGAAAAGAATTTTAGAAAGTGGTAAAGAAGCATCAATTCTAGAAGTCATTACAAGATTAGGTGATTTTAATTCTAAAATTTTTCAAGATTCAGTCGTAAAATTATTAAAGCATCCATCTCATAAAGTTAAAATTCAGGCGATTGATTTTCTTCATGATGTTGAAGATGTATCTGTTTTAGATGAAGTAAAACGATTGGTACACGAAAAAGACGATACCTTGGTGTATGTTGCTTTAGAGTATATTTTAGAAAAATCTCACATAGACGAGAATTCGTTTTTTACCTATTATTTAGATCACGAAAACGAGTACATTGCAAATGGTGCTTTAATGGCGTTGGCAAAACAAAACTCGTACAACTCTAAATTAGGTTTAAAATATAATTTAACAGAAAGACTTAATCGTAAAATATATCTTTTTAATGCTGGTGAAAATACGGTTCGAAAAGAAGTAATTGCAGGTTTATTAATAAGCATTGCAAATGCGAGAATAACGCATCACTATCATTTTATAAGCGAGAAATTAACAAGTAAAAAAAGTTACATTGTAAAATTTGCAACCATTGCTGCCGGTATTACATCAGATGAACTTTTTATAGAAGATTTATTGCTTTTAACGCTTAAAAGAAAACATCGAAAAAGAGCGATTAAAGCATTAAAAAACTACGGGCCAAAAATTATAGACATCCTCTTAAAATTAGACAAAGAAGACGATTTAAAAGGAAATGTAAAGAAATACATTCCTAAAATTATAGAGTCTTTTAATAACGATAATGCTGTAAAAATTTTAAAGCGTTTGCTTAAAAATAAAAATAGTGTTACAAGATTAGCCGCATCTAATTCGTTGGCAAAATTAAAGAAGAAAAACTCGAATTTACGAATTAGTAGAAGGTTTATAAAAAACCAAGTATCAAGAGAATCTAGTTATTATCGTACTATTTTAGAAATAATAACTTCTGTACAAAATAATATCAATTTAGAGTTGTTAAAAGATAAAACGACTTCTAACCAACCAATTGATCAAGCAAGACAAAACTTAATTACAGCTTTAGAAATAGAGTTAGAAAATACCTTAGAAAACATATTTAAATTGTTAAGCATGCTTTATAACGAAGAAGATATAAACATGACTTATGTTGGAATTAAAAGCGAAATAAAAGAAGCGAAAATTAACTCTTTAGAGTTTTTAGACAATTTATTGCAAACAGAAATTAAGTCGAAAGTATTGCCTATTGTAGAGTATTATATTGTGGGCGATAAGCATTACAATTCGCCCATTATTAATTTAAGTTTACTTTCAGAAAAAAAGTGTTTACAAATAATAATGAGAATGGGAGGAAGCCATTTGCGCTTTTTAGCAGTAGAATTAATTGCAGCTTCTAAAAACAAAAGTTATGTTCCTATTTTATTGCCATTAAAAAAGTATCGCAGCAAGAAGGTAAAAAAACTTGCCAGCGATACTTATACTAGTTTTATGGGATTTTAA
- a CDS encoding serine hydrolase, with product MFTKNNKLILTILLMALPFIGRAQNSIILKNETRSTYDASLPLDLYKTIKPISEIESKELKKILISEINKNKTWKRLIKGRQMSIGIVDLSDSTKFKYAGVNDNFMMYAASLPKIAILLAAMDALDKGELEDTKEVRRDLRLMISKSDNRASTRMIDRLGYKKIEEVLRAPKNKLYDEELGGGLWVGKRYAASGKRNPDPIKGLSHAATTRQVCSFYYQLALGNLISTEKSSEMLEIMKDPDLHHKFVNTLDVVAPKADVYRKSGSWRNYHADSALVWGPDRKYIIVALVDNDYGEQIIRNLVKPLEKVLKKSRSL from the coding sequence ATGTTTACTAAAAACAACAAACTTATACTTACAATTTTATTAATGGCTTTGCCATTTATTGGGCGAGCTCAAAATTCAATTATTTTAAAAAATGAAACAAGAAGCACTTACGACGCTAGTCTTCCATTAGATTTATACAAAACAATTAAACCTATTTCTGAAATTGAAAGTAAAGAACTTAAAAAAATTTTAATATCAGAAATTAATAAAAACAAAACCTGGAAACGTTTAATTAAAGGTAGGCAAATGTCTATAGGTATTGTAGATTTAAGCGATTCTACAAAGTTTAAGTATGCAGGTGTTAACGACAATTTTATGATGTATGCTGCCAGTTTACCAAAAATTGCTATTTTATTGGCTGCAATGGATGCTTTAGATAAAGGAGAATTAGAAGATACCAAAGAAGTTCGTAGAGATTTGCGATTAATGATTAGCAAATCTGACAACAGAGCTTCTACAAGAATGATTGATAGGTTGGGATACAAAAAAATTGAAGAGGTTTTAAGAGCTCCAAAAAACAAATTATACGACGAAGAACTTGGTGGTGGTCTTTGGGTTGGAAAAAGATATGCAGCATCAGGAAAAAGAAATCCAGATCCTATAAAAGGGTTAAGTCATGCAGCAACTACAAGGCAGGTTTGTAGTTTTTACTACCAATTGGCTTTGGGGAATTTAATTTCTACGGAAAAATCTTCCGAAATGTTAGAAATAATGAAAGACCCAGATTTGCATCACAAATTTGTAAATACTTTAGATGTGGTGGCTCCAAAGGCAGATGTATATCGAAAATCGGGTTCTTGGAGAAATTACCATGCAGACTCTGCATTGGTTTGGGGACCAGATAGAAAATATATTATTGTAGCATTAGTAGATAACGATTATGGAGAACAAATTATTAGAAATTTAGTGAAACCATTAGAAAAAGTATTAAAAAAATCACGTTCTTTATAG
- a CDS encoding serine hydrolase, with protein sequence MKTKYLLLSIFIVASLGFINYPIDGYETTGIKRLYQLRKFQLDSVRYTRIPAGAYKKLADIKLNLLSKSKDSVQDLLFSDSDFERKIKRIIPSGAYSMAVMDMSNPDKLRYAEYRENVGYQPGSVGKIAVLLAVFDQLEKLCPDSFEERAAYLKNIKVTSRYWGTGDHHTIPVYDIEKDRLTKRKVVASDEFSLYEWLDHMVSVSNNGAASVIYREAMLMAAFGQDYFFLDAEKAETYFKETPRDSLTNLANTVVNKPLRDLGITKNEWRLGGMFTRPAGKYVGRKGGSIGTPKGLMKFLVQLEQGKVVDKASSLEMKRLLYLTDRRIRYAKSPRLDSAAVYFKSGSYYKCDREKNPDCASYAGNVFNYMNSVIIVEQPNGVKYIACLMSNVLNKNSAGAHMYMASKLDDIIDEANASKKPIIKEEEYKSDADEDDNN encoded by the coding sequence ATGAAAACTAAATATCTCTTACTAAGCATATTTATTGTTGCCTCTCTTGGGTTTATAAATTATCCGATTGATGGTTACGAAACCACAGGTATTAAACGTTTATATCAACTTCGAAAATTTCAGCTAGATAGTGTTCGATATACAAGAATTCCTGCAGGAGCTTATAAAAAATTAGCCGATATTAAATTAAATTTATTAAGCAAATCGAAAGACAGTGTACAAGATTTATTGTTTTCCGACAGCGATTTCGAAAGAAAAATAAAAAGAATTATTCCTTCTGGAGCGTACTCTATGGCTGTTATGGATATGAGCAATCCCGATAAACTTAGGTACGCAGAATATAGAGAAAACGTAGGTTACCAACCAGGAAGTGTTGGTAAAATCGCTGTTTTATTGGCGGTTTTCGATCAATTAGAAAAATTATGTCCAGATTCTTTTGAAGAAAGAGCTGCTTATTTAAAAAATATAAAAGTTACCTCTAGATATTGGGGTACAGGAGATCATCACACAATTCCTGTGTACGATATAGAAAAAGATCGATTAACAAAAAGAAAAGTAGTTGCTAGCGACGAGTTTTCTTTATACGAATGGTTAGATCATATGGTTTCTGTAAGCAACAATGGTGCTGCAAGTGTTATATATAGGGAAGCGATGTTAATGGCTGCTTTTGGGCAAGATTATTTTTTTTTAGATGCAGAAAAAGCAGAAACTTATTTTAAAGAAACTCCTAGAGATTCGCTTACAAACTTAGCAAATACAGTTGTAAACAAACCTTTAAGAGATTTAGGAATTACGAAAAACGAGTGGCGCTTAGGAGGAATGTTTACAAGACCTGCAGGAAAATATGTGGGTAGAAAAGGTGGCAGTATTGGAACTCCAAAAGGATTAATGAAGTTTTTGGTACAATTAGAGCAAGGAAAAGTAGTCGATAAAGCTTCTAGTTTAGAGATGAAAAGACTTTTGTATTTAACAGATAGAAGAATTCGATATGCAAAATCGCCAAGGTTAGACAGTGCTGCTGTATATTTTAAGTCTGGAAGTTATTACAAATGCGATCGAGAGAAAAACCCCGATTGCGCAAGTTATGCCGGAAATGTTTTTAATTATATGAATTCTGTAATTATTGTAGAACAGCCAAATGGTGTAAAATATATTGCATGTTTAATGTCTAATGTCTTAAACAAAAATTCGGCAGGTGCACACATGTATATGGCTAGTAAATTAGATGATATTATTGATGAAGCTAACGCATCTAAAAAACCAATTATTAAAGAAGAAGAATATAAAAGTGATGCAGATGAAGACGATAATAATTAA